A single region of the Chryseobacterium culicis genome encodes:
- a CDS encoding polysaccharide deacetylase family protein, translating into MILYIIPVLLAVFIVVYFRLYLFACPHNRLVILMYHQVEKESHEDLTVSVKNLEQQFSYLNRKKYIPHFFSELTISSKKNIIITFDDGYKNNLEYLPSLLEKYDLKATIFIPTGFIEKGYNNYSMMTFDEIRSLDKKYFEIALHSHAHENLKNISIDCIEKDLKKNMEILDAHNIKYSKVLAYPYGKYPQKKEDKLTFFSILKKIGIEFAVRIGNKVNYYPTQRPYELCRIDIKGKDSIIKFKLKLIFGRLKLF; encoded by the coding sequence ATGATTCTGTATATTATTCCTGTTTTATTGGCGGTATTTATCGTCGTATATTTCCGTCTCTATCTGTTTGCTTGTCCGCATAACAGGCTTGTCATTCTTATGTACCATCAGGTTGAAAAAGAAAGCCATGAAGATCTTACAGTCAGTGTAAAGAACCTTGAACAGCAGTTTTCCTATCTAAACCGTAAAAAATATATTCCTCATTTTTTTTCGGAGCTTACCATTTCATCAAAGAAAAATATTATCATTACTTTTGATGACGGGTACAAAAATAACCTTGAATATCTGCCGTCTTTACTGGAAAAGTATGATCTGAAAGCTACTATTTTTATTCCAACCGGATTTATTGAAAAGGGATATAACAATTACTCCATGATGACCTTTGACGAAATCAGAAGTCTGGATAAAAAATATTTTGAGATTGCCCTTCACAGTCATGCCCATGAAAATTTAAAAAACATTTCTATTGATTGTATAGAAAAAGATCTAAAAAAAAATATGGAAATCCTCGATGCCCACAACATCAAGTATTCAAAGGTTTTGGCGTATCCTTATGGAAAATATCCACAAAAAAAAGAAGATAAATTAACTTTTTTTTCTATTTTAAAAAAAATAGGAATTGAATTTGCAGTAAGAATTGGAAATAAAGTAAATTATTACCCTACCCAGCGCCCATACGAGCTGTGTAGAATTGATATAAAAGGCAAAGATTCGATTATAAAATTCAAATTAAAACTTATCTTTGGCAGATTAAAACTATTTTAA
- the accB gene encoding acetyl-CoA carboxylase biotin carboxyl carrier protein: protein MDIKDIQNLIKFVSKAEVSEVKYKTKDFEITIKTPLAGSDAVYAQPAVYHTAPQAVAAPAPVATQAAAPAAEKAEAASDDSKYVTIKSPMIGTFYRKPSPDKDVFVNVGDDVSVGKVVCVIEAMKLFNQIESEISGKIVKILVDDATPVEYDQPLFLVDPS from the coding sequence ATGGACATTAAAGACATACAAAATCTTATCAAGTTTGTATCTAAAGCTGAAGTTTCAGAAGTGAAGTACAAGACTAAAGATTTCGAAATCACTATTAAAACTCCATTAGCTGGAAGCGATGCTGTTTATGCACAACCTGCAGTATACCACACTGCTCCACAAGCAGTAGCTGCTCCGGCACCTGTTGCAACTCAGGCTGCTGCACCTGCTGCTGAGAAAGCTGAAGCTGCATCTGATGACAGCAAATATGTAACGATCAAGTCTCCAATGATTGGTACTTTCTATAGAAAACCATCTCCTGATAAAGATGTATTTGTAAATGTAGGTGATGATGTTTCTGTTGGTAAAGTAGTTTGTGTTATTGAGGCAATGAAACTATTCAACCAGATTGAATCTGAAATCAGCGGAAAAATTGTTAAAATTTTAGTTGACGATGCTACTCCTGTAGAGTATGACCAACCTTTATTCTTAGTAGATCCATCTTAA
- a CDS encoding glycosyltransferase, producing MGILKKIKKHFERKEKLKNLQSKDIVNINQYDTSQKTILFASRDFPAHDKESGANRLKELIFIYKELGYNCILFAPHIFEDNSYVKFYQQHNVIVYIENNKYKNIYDFLSSFKKVDYVWFNGPLALNLFYKKMKSVLPSAKFIYDMVDIHFLRFKRAIELEPTRISLKKNYKHFFRLETVVAPQLDYIIAISDKEKEIMSQYADKNKIITISNIHYPKIDISERKNFSESKGITFIGSIHEPNIDAVKFLYEKIMPIVWKTNPELEVSIIGNVAEKLDLKLYPKFKFLGFVESIEEHFMNSKIMVAPLRFGAGVKGKIGQAFEYFFPVVTTDIGAEGMKLTDKKNVLIANDENSFAEAIIQLNNNEELWNILSKNSVDSLRAFSPEEVKEKLKTL from the coding sequence ATGGGAATCTTAAAAAAAATAAAAAAGCACTTCGAAAGAAAAGAAAAACTCAAAAACCTTCAGTCTAAGGATATAGTCAACATTAACCAGTATGACACTTCCCAAAAAACAATCCTGTTTGCTTCTAGAGATTTCCCGGCCCATGATAAAGAATCCGGAGCCAACAGACTGAAAGAACTTATATTTATTTACAAAGAATTAGGATATAACTGCATATTATTTGCTCCCCATATTTTTGAAGATAATTCTTATGTGAAATTTTACCAGCAGCACAATGTTATCGTTTATATAGAAAACAATAAGTATAAGAATATTTATGACTTCCTGTCTTCTTTTAAAAAGGTAGATTATGTTTGGTTCAATGGCCCTCTGGCTCTGAATCTTTTTTATAAAAAAATGAAATCCGTTTTACCTTCTGCCAAATTCATTTATGACATGGTAGATATTCATTTTTTAAGGTTTAAAAGAGCGATCGAACTGGAGCCAACCCGTATTTCTTTGAAGAAAAATTACAAACACTTTTTCCGTCTGGAAACTGTTGTTGCCCCACAGCTGGATTATATTATTGCCATCTCTGACAAGGAAAAAGAGATTATGAGCCAGTATGCGGATAAAAATAAGATCATTACCATATCTAATATTCATTATCCTAAAATTGATATTTCTGAAAGAAAAAATTTCAGTGAAAGTAAAGGAATTACCTTTATCGGATCTATCCATGAGCCGAATATTGATGCAGTCAAGTTTTTATATGAAAAAATAATGCCCATTGTCTGGAAAACCAATCCTGAGCTGGAAGTAAGCATTATCGGAAATGTTGCAGAAAAGCTGGATCTTAAACTATATCCTAAGTTTAAATTTTTAGGTTTTGTGGAAAGCATTGAGGAGCATTTTATGAATTCGAAAATTATGGTAGCCCCTTTAAGATTTGGGGCTGGTGTTAAAGGAAAAATCGGACAAGCTTTTGAATACTTTTTCCCAGTGGTTACTACGGATATTGGTGCCGAAGGGATGAAGCTTACCGATAAAAAGAATGTTCTCATTGCTAACGATGAAAATAGTTTTGCAGAAGCAATTATTCAGCTGAATAATAATGAAGAGCTTTGGAATATTTTAAGCAAAAATTCCGTAGACAGTCTGAGAGCATTTTCACCTGAAGAAGTAAAAGAAAAACTTAAAACATTATAA
- a CDS encoding glycosyltransferase family 2 protein has translation MALSLAIITYNEEENIVRLLDSLIDIADEIIIVDSFSTDRTKEICTQKYPQVQFFEKKFNGYGEQKNHALNLCSHEWVLFLDADEVPDENLKRSIQKIVSSASTEFNVYKAQFNNHLGTHLIKHGGWGNVCRERLFRKEYAAYSHDKVHEFLMTYEKVGLLEGKLNHYTYKSIHHHVSKINKYSDMMAEKMFERGKKINRFKIIVSPMFEFIKVFIFKLGFLDGFPGYYIAKTMSYYTFLKYIKLREKIRLQELEKNTVK, from the coding sequence ATGGCTCTCTCCCTTGCAATCATCACTTATAATGAAGAAGAAAATATCGTAAGACTTCTAGATTCATTAATAGATATAGCTGATGAAATTATCATTGTTGATAGCTTTTCAACAGACAGGACAAAAGAAATCTGCACTCAAAAATATCCGCAGGTACAATTCTTTGAGAAAAAATTTAACGGGTATGGTGAACAAAAAAACCATGCCCTTAATTTATGTTCCCATGAATGGGTCCTGTTTCTGGATGCTGACGAAGTTCCTGATGAAAATCTGAAAAGATCTATACAGAAGATCGTTTCTTCAGCAAGCACAGAATTCAATGTGTATAAGGCACAATTCAACAATCATTTAGGGACTCACCTGATCAAACATGGAGGTTGGGGAAATGTATGCCGTGAAAGGCTGTTCAGAAAAGAATATGCAGCATATTCTCATGATAAAGTTCATGAATTTTTGATGACCTATGAAAAAGTAGGGCTTCTCGAGGGAAAACTGAATCATTATACTTACAAAAGTATTCACCATCATGTCTCGAAAATCAATAAATATTCTGATATGATGGCTGAAAAAATGTTTGAAAGAGGAAAAAAAATCAATAGATTTAAAATCATTGTAAGCCCAATGTTTGAATTTATCAAGGTTTTTATTTTCAAACTGGGTTTTCTGGACGGATTTCCAGGGTATTATATTGCTAAAACGATGTCTTATTACACCTTTTTAAAATATATTAAATTGCGTGAAAAAATAAGACTCCAGGAACTTGAAAAAAATACGGTAAAATAG
- the accC gene encoding acetyl-CoA carboxylase biotin carboxylase subunit, translated as MFKKILIANRGEIAMRILRTCKEMGIKTVAVYSTADKDSLHVRFADEAVCIGPAMSKDSYLKIPNIIAAAEITNADAIHPGYGFLSENANFSRICQKNGIKFIGASPEQIEKMGDKANAKATMKAAGVPCVPGSDGLIESYEHAVKVAEETGYPVMIKATAGGGGKGMRAVWKAEDLKDHWESAIQEAVAAFGNGGMYMEKLIEEPRHIEIQVAGDQFGKACHLSERDCSVQRRNQKLTEETPSPFMTDELREKMGDAAVKAAEFIGYEGVGTIEFLVDKHRNFYFMEMNTRIQVEHPITEQVIDYDLIREQILLAAGTPISGINYYPKLHSIECRINAEDPYADFRPSPGKITGLNIPGGHGIRVDTHVYSGYTIPSNYDSMIAKLITTAQTREEAIAKMRRALEEFYIEGVKTTIPFHRQLMDNEDYLSGNYTTKFMEDFVMDRKYDNH; from the coding sequence ATGTTCAAAAAAATATTAATAGCCAATCGTGGCGAAATTGCAATGCGTATTTTACGTACTTGTAAAGAAATGGGGATCAAAACTGTTGCGGTATACTCTACTGCTGATAAAGACAGCCTTCACGTAAGATTTGCTGATGAAGCGGTATGTATTGGCCCTGCAATGAGTAAAGACTCCTATCTTAAAATCCCTAACATTATTGCTGCTGCAGAGATTACCAATGCTGACGCCATTCACCCAGGTTACGGATTCTTATCTGAAAATGCTAACTTCTCAAGAATCTGCCAGAAAAACGGTATCAAATTTATCGGTGCTTCTCCTGAGCAGATTGAAAAAATGGGTGATAAAGCTAATGCTAAAGCAACCATGAAAGCTGCAGGTGTACCATGTGTACCTGGTTCTGACGGATTGATCGAATCTTACGAACATGCTGTAAAAGTAGCGGAAGAAACAGGATATCCGGTAATGATCAAAGCAACTGCCGGTGGTGGTGGAAAAGGGATGAGAGCGGTTTGGAAAGCTGAAGACCTTAAAGATCACTGGGAATCTGCTATTCAGGAAGCTGTAGCTGCCTTTGGAAACGGAGGTATGTATATGGAAAAACTGATTGAAGAGCCTAGACACATTGAAATTCAGGTTGCGGGTGACCAATTCGGTAAAGCTTGCCACCTTTCTGAAAGAGACTGTTCTGTACAGAGAAGAAATCAGAAATTAACTGAAGAAACGCCTTCTCCTTTCATGACAGATGAACTTCGTGAGAAAATGGGTGATGCTGCTGTAAAAGCTGCTGAATTCATTGGATATGAAGGGGTGGGAACTATTGAATTTCTTGTAGACAAACACAGAAATTTCTATTTCATGGAAATGAATACAAGAATCCAGGTAGAGCACCCTATTACTGAACAGGTAATTGATTATGACCTGATCAGAGAACAAATTCTTCTTGCTGCAGGAACTCCTATTTCAGGAATCAATTATTACCCTAAATTACATTCAATCGAGTGTAGAATCAACGCAGAAGATCCTTACGCAGACTTCAGACCATCTCCAGGAAAAATCACAGGATTAAATATCCCTGGCGGACACGGAATCAGAGTAGACACTCACGTATATTCCGGATATACAATCCCTTCTAACTACGACTCAATGATTGCTAAGCTTATCACTACGGCTCAAACCCGTGAGGAAGCTATCGCAAAAATGAGACGTGCTCTTGAGGAATTCTATATTGAAGGAGTAAAAACAACTATTCCTTTCCACAGACAACTGATGGATAATGAAGATTATCTTTCCGGGAACTACACCACAAAATTCATGGAGGATTTTGTAATGGACAGAAAATACGATAATCACTAA
- a CDS encoding glycosyltransferase family 2 protein: MNISGLIITYNEEKNIQDILESFDFCDEIIVVDSFSTDKTVEIAKKFSNVKVIQNKFEDFTKQRNLALKAATNDWVLFLDGDERITPALKQEIIDELNKPEQKDAYYFYRKFFFAQKPIHFSGTQSDKNFRLFRKSKAIYMAGKKVHETLEVNGTIGILKNKLLHYSVSDYESYKKKMIHYGVLKGKEMAAKGKKYNVLVQYLKTAFKFFKAYIMRLGILDGKEGYQLSYLQSLSVYETYESLKKEQN, from the coding sequence ATGAATATAAGTGGTTTAATCATAACATATAATGAAGAAAAAAATATACAGGATATCCTTGAGTCTTTTGATTTTTGTGATGAAATAATAGTAGTGGACTCTTTTAGTACGGATAAAACTGTAGAAATTGCGAAGAAATTCTCCAATGTAAAGGTGATTCAAAATAAATTTGAAGACTTTACAAAGCAAAGAAATCTGGCTCTGAAAGCTGCAACAAACGACTGGGTTTTATTTTTGGATGGTGATGAAAGAATTACACCGGCCCTGAAGCAGGAAATTATCGATGAGCTAAATAAACCCGAGCAAAAGGATGCCTATTATTTTTACAGGAAATTCTTTTTTGCCCAGAAACCGATTCATTTTTCAGGAACTCAGTCTGATAAAAATTTCAGACTATTCAGAAAATCGAAGGCCATATATATGGCAGGAAAAAAGGTACATGAAACTCTGGAGGTTAATGGAACCATTGGAATTTTAAAAAATAAATTACTCCATTACTCCGTTTCAGATTATGAATCTTACAAAAAGAAAATGATTCATTACGGAGTTTTAAAGGGGAAAGAAATGGCTGCTAAAGGAAAAAAGTACAATGTTTTAGTTCAATATCTTAAAACAGCTTTTAAATTCTTTAAAGCCTATATAATGAGACTTGGTATTTTAGACGGAAAAGAAGGCTATCAGTTATCTTATCTGCAGTCTTTAAGTGTCTACGAAACCTATGAATCATTAAAAAAAGAGCAAAATTAG
- the rocD gene encoding ornithine--oxo-acid transaminase, whose amino-acid sequence MSTAEQTKNSQYFIDLEDKHGAHNYHPLPVVLDRGEGVFVWDVEGKRYYDFLSAYSAVNQGHSHPKIVGALVEQAQKLALTSRAFYNSKLGEYEQKITTLFGFDKVLPMNSGAEAVETAVKLARKWSYEVKGISENAAKIIVCENNFHGRTTTIVSFSNDPDANQNYGPFTPGFIKIPYNDIAALEEVLSREAANIAAFLVEPIQGEAGVYVPDENFLKNAAELCKKYNVLFIADEVQTGIARTGKLIACHHEDVQPDILILGKALSGGMYPVSAVLANDNIMNVIKPGQHGSTFGGNPIACAVAVAALDVVADEKLSERAEELGKLFRAEIEKLIEKTGLITKVRGKGLLNAILINDTPESSTAWNLCLQLKENGLLAKPTHGNIIRLAPPLVITEEQLLDCVKIIEKTILEYK is encoded by the coding sequence ATGTCAACAGCAGAACAAACAAAAAACTCGCAGTATTTTATTGACCTTGAAGACAAACATGGAGCGCATAATTACCACCCACTTCCAGTAGTTCTGGATCGCGGAGAAGGTGTTTTCGTTTGGGATGTGGAAGGTAAAAGGTACTATGATTTTCTTTCAGCATATTCTGCTGTGAACCAAGGACATTCTCACCCTAAGATTGTAGGAGCATTGGTAGAACAGGCACAAAAGCTGGCTCTAACTTCAAGAGCATTCTACAACTCTAAATTAGGAGAATACGAACAGAAAATAACAACTCTTTTTGGATTTGATAAGGTTTTACCCATGAACTCCGGAGCTGAAGCAGTAGAAACAGCGGTAAAACTAGCCAGAAAATGGAGTTATGAAGTAAAAGGAATTTCGGAAAATGCAGCGAAAATTATCGTTTGCGAAAACAATTTCCACGGAAGAACAACAACCATTGTTTCTTTCTCTAACGATCCGGATGCCAACCAAAATTACGGTCCTTTTACACCAGGATTTATCAAAATTCCTTACAATGATATTGCAGCGCTGGAAGAAGTTCTTAGCAGAGAAGCAGCAAATATTGCAGCATTCCTTGTAGAACCCATTCAAGGGGAAGCCGGAGTATATGTTCCGGATGAAAACTTCCTTAAAAATGCTGCTGAACTATGTAAAAAGTACAACGTTTTATTCATTGCTGATGAAGTTCAGACCGGTATTGCAAGAACAGGAAAACTGATTGCATGTCACCATGAAGATGTACAACCGGATATTTTAATCTTAGGAAAAGCTCTTTCCGGAGGAATGTACCCAGTATCTGCTGTTTTAGCGAATGACAACATCATGAATGTGATCAAACCTGGACAGCACGGATCCACTTTCGGAGGAAACCCTATTGCCTGTGCAGTAGCAGTAGCAGCATTAGACGTAGTAGCAGATGAAAAATTATCTGAAAGAGCTGAAGAATTAGGAAAACTTTTCAGAGCTGAAATTGAAAAGCTGATCGAAAAGACAGGTCTTATTACCAAAGTAAGAGGAAAAGGACTTTTAAATGCTATTCTGATCAATGATACTCCCGAAAGTTCTACTGCATGGAATCTTTGTCTGCAATTGAAAGAAAACGGATTGCTGGCAAAACCTACCCACGGTAACATCATCAGACTGGCACCACCATTGGTAATTACTGAAGAGCAGTTACTGGATTGCGTGAAGATTATTGAAAAGACTATTCTTGAGTATAAATAA